A genomic segment from uncultured Marinifilum sp. encodes:
- a CDS encoding class I SAM-dependent methyltransferase: MIKRIIRFLLQIFPRPVLIRMSLLINRVVAIFLVGNKVECPVCGGHFRKFLPYGYTKATGRDNCLCPKCLSLERHRLMWLYLNKETDFFSKNLKVLHIAPEQCFYKRFKALTNLDYTTADLESPIADVHFDVQKIPFAEETYDVVICNHVMEHVTDDAKAMSEIYRVLKPNGFAILQVPMDTDNPNTMEDPNVTDPKEREKLYRQKDHVRLYGLDYSDRLSAAGFNVVARKYAQELDTDLAEKYRLPMDEIFYFNQK; encoded by the coding sequence ATGATCAAACGAATCATCAGATTTTTATTACAGATATTTCCTCGTCCGGTTTTAATTCGAATGAGCTTACTTATTAATCGTGTAGTTGCAATCTTCTTAGTTGGAAATAAAGTGGAATGTCCGGTATGTGGCGGTCACTTTAGAAAGTTTCTTCCATACGGATATACAAAAGCTACCGGACGTGACAACTGTTTATGTCCAAAATGTTTGTCTTTGGAAAGGCATCGTTTGATGTGGCTATACCTAAACAAGGAAACCGATTTTTTTAGCAAGAACTTAAAGGTTTTACACATTGCTCCTGAGCAATGTTTCTATAAACGATTTAAGGCACTTACAAATCTCGATTATACAACTGCTGATCTGGAATCTCCCATTGCTGATGTGCATTTCGATGTGCAGAAAATACCTTTTGCAGAGGAAACTTATGATGTGGTAATTTGTAATCATGTGATGGAGCATGTTACCGATGATGCTAAAGCTATGAGTGAGATTTATCGGGTTTTAAAACCAAATGGTTTTGCAATTTTACAAGTTCCTATGGATACGGATAATCCTAATACAATGGAAGATCCTAATGTTACCGATCCTAAGGAACGAGAAAAATTATACAGACAGAAGGATCATGTTCGTTTATACGGATTAGATTATAGTGATCGTTTATCTGCAGCAGGATTTAATGTTGTAGCAAGAAAATATGCTCAAGAGCTCGATACAGATTTAGCTGAAAAATATCGATTACCAATGGATGAAATATTTTATTTCAATCAAAAATAA
- a CDS encoding glycosyltransferase family 2 protein, whose amino-acid sequence MDISVVVPLFNEEESLPELLAWIDRVMKSNKFSYELVLVDDGSTDTSWQVIEDLKKKYSELRGIKFRRNYGKSAALFSGFEIVKGDVVITMDADLQDSPDEIPELYRMVKEEGFDLVSGWKQKRYDPISKTIPSKFFNRTARAMSGIKLHDFNCGLKAYKNKVVKSVEVYGEMHRYIPILAKEAGFTKITEKVVQHQERKYGVTKFGLSRFINGFLDLLSITFISKFGKKPMHFFGLLGTLMFLLGFFASAWIGFQKLYSMSLGDMPPKVTDSPYFFIALATMIIGTQLFLTGFVAELVSRSSSERNTYQIEKEI is encoded by the coding sequence ATGGATATTTCAGTTGTTGTTCCATTATTTAATGAGGAAGAATCGCTTCCAGAATTACTTGCCTGGATTGATAGAGTTATGAAGTCGAATAAGTTTAGCTATGAACTTGTATTGGTTGATGATGGTAGTACTGATACTTCGTGGCAGGTAATTGAAGATTTGAAGAAAAAATATTCTGAACTAAGAGGAATTAAGTTTAGAAGAAATTATGGAAAATCGGCAGCTCTTTTTAGCGGTTTCGAAATTGTTAAAGGTGATGTAGTAATTACCATGGATGCAGATCTTCAGGATTCTCCGGATGAGATACCTGAGCTGTATAGAATGGTGAAAGAAGAAGGTTTCGATTTGGTTTCGGGATGGAAGCAAAAACGTTACGATCCTATTTCTAAAACCATACCTAGTAAATTCTTTAATAGAACAGCCAGAGCCATGTCGGGTATTAAATTGCACGATTTTAATTGTGGCTTAAAGGCGTATAAAAATAAAGTAGTGAAAAGTGTAGAAGTGTATGGAGAAATGCACCGATACATACCTATTTTGGCAAAAGAAGCTGGTTTTACTAAAATAACCGAAAAGGTAGTGCAACATCAGGAAAGAAAATATGGTGTTACTAAATTTGGATTAAGTCGATTTATCAATGGTTTTCTTGATTTGCTTTCGATTACCTTCATCAGTAAATTCGGGAAAAAACCCATGCATTTTTTCGGTTTGTTGGGAACCTTAATGTTTCTGCTTGGATTTTTCGCTTCTGCCTGGATCGGTTTTCAGAAATTGTATAGCATGAGTTTGGGTGATATGCCACCAAAAGTAACCGATAGTCCGTATTTTTTTATTGCATTGGCGACTATGATTATTGGAACACAACTTTTTCTTACAGGTTTTGTTGCAGAATTGGTTAGCCGTAGTTCTTCTGAGAGAAATACATATCAAATCGAGAAAGAAATTTAA
- a CDS encoding DUF4199 domain-containing protein, with protein MMYKKPILKHSFLFGSLVGGVLILAALTFYFKGISINFHPTLLFVNRFLIVLGIYFSVKKYRDEEISGIISYGRALACGIITIGIASTYYALFIYVLTSYFDSSIIQDAVNFTEKGLVEVGYEDDQVELLMSIYRKITPGIFAFGQWFGKLSAGVFFSLIVSFFFRSNRNLFNKSSIDKFNASNNQ; from the coding sequence ATGATGTATAAGAAACCTATATTGAAACATTCATTTTTATTTGGATCTCTTGTTGGGGGAGTTTTGATTTTAGCTGCTCTTACTTTTTATTTTAAAGGGATATCAATAAATTTTCATCCTACCTTACTATTTGTAAATAGATTTTTAATTGTTCTGGGAATATATTTTAGTGTAAAAAAATATCGCGATGAAGAAATATCGGGTATTATAAGTTATGGTCGTGCTCTAGCTTGTGGTATTATTACTATTGGTATTGCATCTACTTATTATGCTTTATTCATATATGTACTAACCAGCTATTTTGATTCTAGTATAATTCAGGATGCTGTTAATTTTACCGAAAAGGGATTAGTTGAGGTAGGATATGAAGATGATCAGGTGGAACTTTTAATGTCTATTTATCGAAAAATCACACCTGGTATTTTTGCTTTTGGTCAATGGTTTGGGAAACTTTCGGCAGGTGTGTTTTTTTCACTGATAGTATCTTTTTTCTTTCGTTCTAATAGAAACTTGTTTAATAAGAGTTCTATTGATAAATTTAACGCTTCGAATAATCAATAA